In a single window of the Acinetobacter tibetensis genome:
- the arsC gene encoding arsenate reductase (glutaredoxin) (This arsenate reductase requires both glutathione and glutaredoxin to convert arsenate to arsenite, after which the efflux transporter formed by ArsA and ArsB can extrude the arsenite from the cell, providing resistance.): protein MTATPKVKIYHNPECGTSRNTLALIRNANIEPEVIEYLVTPPSKNELIQMIADAGLTVREAIRKNVAPYSDLELDREDWSDEQLLNFMLQYPILINRPFVVTERGTRLSRPSELVLEILPLPQKGAFTKEDGEQVLDANGQRLK from the coding sequence ATGACTGCTACTCCAAAAGTTAAGATTTATCACAACCCTGAATGTGGTACATCACGCAATACACTGGCGTTAATCCGTAATGCCAATATTGAACCTGAAGTGATTGAGTACCTTGTAACACCTCCATCTAAAAATGAACTGATTCAAATGATTGCGGATGCGGGTTTAACCGTGCGAGAGGCAATTCGTAAGAATGTTGCCCCTTATTCTGATCTAGAGTTGGACCGTGAGGATTGGAGCGATGAGCAACTGCTTAACTTTATGCTTCAGTATCCAATTTTAATTAACCGTCCATTCGTGGTGACTGAACGAGGCACTCGTTTAAGTCGTCCGTCAGAACTGGTTTTAGAAATTCTGCCCCTCCCACAAAAGGGTGCTTTCACTAAAGAAGACGGTGAACAAGTGCTGGATGCAAATGGGCAGCGATTGAAATAA
- a CDS encoding cysteine hydrolase family protein has protein sequence MSKSALLVIDLQNEYLPTGKLPLVNIEQAAANAVKVIAKARQDGTQVIHVQHIANAESPIFQPDSNGIEFQDTVKPQADETVVIKNHINAFLNTNLKEILDSNQVTELVVIGAMSHMCVDAAVRAASDFGYKVRVIHDACTTLDLEFNGVKVPAGHVHATLMVAFEFAYAQVISTEDYVS, from the coding sequence ATGTCAAAATCAGCTTTATTAGTGATCGACTTACAAAATGAGTATCTACCTACAGGTAAATTACCATTGGTAAATATTGAACAAGCTGCTGCTAATGCAGTGAAAGTAATTGCGAAAGCCCGTCAAGATGGTACTCAAGTGATTCATGTCCAGCATATTGCGAATGCTGAATCGCCTATATTTCAACCTGACTCAAACGGTATTGAATTTCAGGACACAGTTAAGCCACAAGCAGATGAAACTGTGGTCATTAAAAATCACATCAATGCATTCTTAAACACGAATCTCAAAGAAATTTTAGATAGCAATCAAGTGACGGAGCTAGTCGTGATTGGTGCTATGAGCCATATGTGTGTTGATGCTGCTGTACGTGCTGCTTCTGACTTTGGTTATAAGGTAAGGGTTATTCATGATGCTTGTACAACGCTAGACCTAGAATTTAATGGCGTTAAAGTACCTGCTGGGCATGTTCATGCAACATTAATGGTCGCTTTTGAATTTGCATATGCTCAAGTGATATCAACTGAAGATTATGTTAGCTAA
- a CDS encoding ester cyclase, with amino-acid sequence MNTEIITNKELAQQFYEHLQNEDYESAAQLCHEDFIFYLQLDTPIHGTDGFIVSEKANFDAFKGFKFTVEKIFAEDNYVAVFMIFDGYHSEKLMDIEPTGNRVRLSLMMLLQIKDGKILEKRAHFDKADVLRQLTTPPMVS; translated from the coding sequence ATGAATACTGAAATCATTACCAATAAAGAGTTGGCCCAACAATTTTACGAACATTTACAAAATGAAGACTATGAAAGTGCAGCACAATTATGCCATGAAGATTTCATATTCTATTTACAACTAGATACCCCTATTCATGGTACAGATGGTTTTATTGTGTCTGAAAAAGCGAATTTTGATGCCTTCAAGGGATTTAAATTTACTGTTGAGAAGATATTCGCAGAAGATAATTACGTTGCTGTATTTATGATTTTTGATGGATATCATTCAGAAAAGCTTATGGATATTGAACCAACAGGGAATCGTGTTCGACTTTCTCTAATGATGCTACTTCAAATCAAAGATGGAAAGATTCTTGAAAAAAGAGCTCATTTTGATAAGGCGGATGTTTTAAGACAATTAACGACTCCTCCAATGGTTAGTTAA